The following proteins are encoded in a genomic region of Corylus avellana chromosome ca4, CavTom2PMs-1.0:
- the LOC132179554 gene encoding uncharacterized protein At5g49945 → MAKRLLFPSSLVHFVALLSLLNLFISHLSRSLVLADSHFEGFDSEDADPDTEIDSDADILYTGSLRSPPLTHSDPEPTQTTPPDPIPNPTPTPSSRSPPSFEYWDEDEFEGLPVIEQTPPETPIITENATPSDPKSKPSPSLKPKPGPRSYTVEIVCGTFLIMFLINYFTGKRENENLALAWAAKFATKDSIFERNFSLLGVGEGEDSPLLLKEGQTVFKFYASGRRCCQGLLATMELKSRHDLISKLYNLVVPCRDEINFEVYMNEEAMDHVVFALARKKAAKTMQKEVRDLQKFAAMVAAPSGRKWVSEELAVVSESKEVAGDLITEGVLEQVFGEKAFEKFGKYFISMHFSDQHPGTHKKMLLFKFALPDANKMDEMVRLVALVPYYIDLIGRYKLSSQARSKTEGTRVKAAQEAYKELQNVRQEALQKKKADRKKMMEEAEAKLDAEAIRKKEAKERARQMKKGMPKVKMTRAH, encoded by the exons ATGGCTAAGCGACTCCTCTTCCCCTCCTCTCTCGTACACTTCGTCGCTCTCCTCTCACTCCTCAACCTCTTCATTTCCCATCTCTCTCGCTCCCTCGTACTCGCCGATTCTCACTTCGAAGGCTTCGACTCAGAAGACGCCGATCCCGATACCGAAATCGATTCCGATGCCGATATTCTCTACACCGGCTCTCTTCGATCCCCTCCTCTCACCCACTCTGATCCCGAACCCACCCAGACCACTCCACCGGATCCGATTCCGAATCCGACTCCGACTCCAAGCTCCCGCTCACCGCCGAGCTTCGAGTACTGGGACGAGGACGAGTTCGAGGGTCTACCGGTTATCGAGCAAACGCCCCCCGAGACCCCTATAATTACAGAGAATGCCACCCCATCGGATCCGAAATCGAAGCCCTCGCCGTCCCTGAAACCGAAGCCGGGTCCGAGGTCCTACACTGTGGAGATCGTGTGCGGGACCTTTTTGATCATGTTCTTGATCAACTACTTCACCGGCAAGCGCGAGAACGAGAACCTCGCGCTCGCTTGGGCCGCCAAGTTTGCCACCAAGGACTCGATCTTCGAGCGGAATTTCAGCTTGCTCGGAGTCGGCGAAGGCGAGGACTCGCCGTTGCTGCTGAAGGAAGGGCAGACGGTGTTCAAGTTCTACGCGAGTGGGCGTAGGTGCTGCCAGGGATTGCTGGCCACGATGGAGCTGAAGAGCCGGCACGATTTGATATCGAAGCTGTACAATCTAGTGGTGCCGTGCAGGGATGAGATCAATTTCGAGGTGTATATGAACGAGGAGGCGATGGACCATGTCGTTTTCGCGCTGGCGAGGAAGAAGGCGGCGAAGACGATGCAAAAGGAGGTAAGGGACTTGCAGAAGTTCGCCGCGATGGTGGCGGCACCAAGTGGGAGGAAGTGGGTGAGCGAGGAGCTGGCGGTTGTCTCAGAGTCGAAGGAGGTGGCCGGGGATTTGATCACCGAGGGTGTTCTTGAGCAG GTTTTTGGAGAAAAAGCTTTTGAGAAATTTGGAAAGTATTTCATCTCAATGCATTTCTCTGATCAACACCCGGGCACACACAAGAAGATGCTCTTGTTCAAGTTTGCCCTCCCAGATGCCAATAAAATGGATGAGATGGTTCGATTGGTGGCTCTTGTACCTTATTATATCGACTTGATTGGGCGATACAAACTCAGTTCTCAG GCTCGATCCAAAACAGAAGGAACCAGAGTAAAGGCTGCTCAAGAGGCATATAAAGAACTTCAGAATGTCAGGCAAGAAGCCTTGCAGAAAAAGAAGGCAGACAGGAAAAAGATGATGGAGGAGGCCGAGGCAAAGCTTGACGCGGAGGCTATTCGCAAGAAGGAAGCAAAAGAGCGTGCTCGTCAG